From the Priestia koreensis genome, one window contains:
- a CDS encoding DUF2535 family protein gives MLFKSLEFIHASGQRVKVIDIPMLREDDTLKFMISARFEIFLSKIYSEKHPNSLYSFKDHLKRVLKWKDYERIFYFNTLKHNA, from the coding sequence TTGCTATTCAAAAGCCTTGAATTTATTCATGCAAGCGGCCAACGAGTAAAAGTGATTGATATTCCAATGTTGAGGGAAGATGATACGTTAAAATTTATGATCTCAGCTCGATTCGAAATCTTTTTAAGCAAGATTTACAGTGAGAAACATCCGAACAGCCTATATTCATTTAAAGACCACTTGAAACGAGTGTTAAAGTGGAAAGATTACGAACGGATTTTTTATTTCAATACGCTAAAACATAACGCATAA
- a CDS encoding DegV family protein has protein sequence MAKIKIVTDSTADLTKEEIEQYGVEVIPLSICIDNQTYLDRVDITPTEFIEKMKHSHELPKSSQPAIGEFVDLYERLGSDGSEILSIHMTGGMSGTVRAAESAAQMVDANVTVIDSMYISKGLAFQVIEASNMVKEGKGISEIVKRLEDIRRNTTLFVVVDTLENLIKGGRIGRGKALIGSLLNIKPIASLADGVYTPVSKARSHSQVVKFLTKQFQEAIQGKTVKGVGLVHAEGIELANRVKEAVINVSGFSKFSIEDTTPIISTHTGVGAIGFMYYAE, from the coding sequence ATGGCAAAAATTAAGATTGTAACAGATTCTACTGCTGATTTAACCAAAGAGGAGATTGAGCAGTACGGAGTTGAAGTAATTCCTCTGTCAATCTGTATTGATAATCAAACGTATTTAGACCGAGTGGATATTACACCGACTGAATTTATTGAAAAAATGAAACATTCCCATGAGCTTCCAAAAAGCTCACAGCCAGCGATTGGTGAATTTGTTGATCTATATGAGCGCTTAGGTAGTGATGGTAGTGAGATTTTGTCCATCCATATGACAGGCGGCATGAGTGGAACTGTTCGTGCAGCTGAGAGTGCAGCTCAAATGGTAGATGCTAACGTGACCGTAATTGATTCGATGTATATTTCCAAAGGCCTTGCATTTCAAGTAATTGAAGCATCGAATATGGTGAAAGAGGGCAAAGGAATTTCTGAAATTGTCAAAAGATTAGAAGATATTAGACGAAATACTACGCTATTTGTCGTGGTTGATACACTTGAAAATTTAATTAAAGGCGGGCGAATTGGACGCGGAAAGGCGCTCATTGGATCGCTTCTAAATATTAAGCCGATTGCTTCTTTAGCTGACGGTGTGTACACACCCGTATCGAAAGCGAGAAGTCATTCGCAAGTTGTAAAATTTCTAACAAAGCAGTTTCAAGAAGCAATTCAAGGTAAAACCGTAAAAGGCGTTGGTCTTGTTCATGCGGAGGGAATTGAATTAGCCAATCGTGTTAAAGAGGCGGTTATAAATGTAAGCGGTTTTTCCAAATTCTCTATTGAGGATACGACTCCTATCATTTCTACGCATACAGGTGTAGGAGCCATTGGATTTATGTATTATGCTGAGTGA
- a CDS encoding ATP-binding protein yields the protein MREYIRNLSIFNKTVLFSTFVVILMGVGTAYISYHVQRNMTKDILMQQATGVSSFYSHTLNATDILKVENSKDSNTDANSRVKRDIQKISNSSSSYLLSYVVSTKKVAGNNVKMLVVSDKEVEKQLGKKRIYRADPRFYEAYQKAIKTKKMTETHVYKDRFGVWTTSFAPIQDSNKEVVGVVGVSVDASILATFQRKLIASLIAGCIIFFTIIIFFQDWGLRKLMSPLRELLLGIQQVSKGNFQVRLRQQDASELGEISKQFNEMTLMLQTLFEQVAVTKENLGEKASPKPPLKGLEKAIDEMELIIEKTRLQKELQRAEKMNAIGQLAASVAHEIRNPMTVVKGFLQLFYAKDNLSDTEKGYIQLMIDEINRAEIIINDYLSLARPDVEQTEAIHCYASVNNLVELLSSYALLTNNINIEVSLNAKPVIRGVRNEFNQVLLNIMKNGIEAMKHGGTLKVVLEETEHNAVIKVSDTGIGMNKEELERLGTPFYSLKEKGTGIGLMVSYQIIEKMKGKIQVQSQRGLGTTFLLEFPKISAEGERILAIKQ from the coding sequence ATGAGAGAGTATATTCGCAATTTGAGCATCTTTAACAAAACGGTCCTGTTTTCAACCTTTGTGGTGATTTTAATGGGCGTAGGAACGGCATACATAAGCTACCATGTACAGCGCAATATGACGAAGGATATCTTAATGCAACAGGCAACGGGCGTTTCCTCATTTTATAGTCACACGTTAAATGCGACGGATATTTTAAAGGTAGAGAATTCGAAAGATTCAAACACCGATGCAAATTCGCGGGTGAAAAGGGATATACAAAAGATAAGCAATTCATCCTCTTCCTATCTGTTGAGCTATGTTGTTTCAACTAAAAAAGTAGCAGGAAACAACGTAAAAATGCTCGTTGTCTCTGATAAGGAAGTTGAAAAACAGTTAGGGAAAAAACGTATTTACCGAGCAGATCCTAGGTTTTACGAAGCGTATCAGAAAGCCATTAAGACGAAGAAAATGACGGAAACACATGTCTATAAAGACCGTTTCGGCGTTTGGACGACGTCATTTGCTCCTATTCAGGATTCAAATAAAGAGGTCGTGGGAGTGGTCGGCGTAAGCGTTGATGCAAGTATACTCGCTACGTTTCAACGAAAGCTAATTGCTTCTTTAATTGCAGGATGTATTATTTTCTTCACCATCATTATCTTTTTTCAAGACTGGGGATTGCGAAAGCTCATGTCTCCGCTTCGCGAATTGCTTCTTGGTATTCAGCAAGTGAGCAAAGGGAATTTTCAAGTAAGGTTAAGGCAACAGGATGCGTCTGAATTAGGCGAGATTAGTAAGCAATTCAATGAGATGACGTTAATGCTTCAAACCTTGTTTGAACAAGTGGCGGTTACGAAGGAAAACTTAGGAGAAAAAGCATCGCCAAAACCACCGCTCAAAGGATTAGAAAAAGCGATTGATGAAATGGAGCTTATTATTGAGAAGACAAGGTTGCAAAAGGAGCTACAGCGCGCAGAAAAAATGAATGCAATTGGCCAATTAGCGGCTTCAGTCGCTCACGAAATCCGGAATCCAATGACTGTGGTCAAAGGCTTTTTACAGCTTTTTTACGCAAAGGATAATTTGAGTGATACGGAAAAAGGCTACATTCAGCTAATGATCGATGAGATTAATCGGGCGGAAATTATTATTAATGATTATTTATCATTAGCTCGCCCAGACGTTGAGCAAACAGAAGCCATTCATTGCTACGCGTCTGTTAATAATCTTGTTGAGCTGTTGTCATCATACGCACTGCTGACAAACAATATTAATATTGAAGTCAGCTTAAATGCTAAACCCGTTATTCGGGGTGTGAGGAATGAGTTCAATCAAGTCTTGCTGAACATTATGAAAAATGGAATCGAAGCAATGAAGCACGGAGGTACGTTAAAAGTAGTATTAGAGGAAACGGAACATAACGCAGTAATTAAAGTATCTGATACGGGAATCGGTATGAACAAAGAAGAACTCGAACGATTAGGTACACCTTTTTACTCGTTAAAAGAAAAAGGGACAGGAATTGGTCTAATGGTTTCCTATCAAATTATTGAAAAGATGAAAGGGAAAATTCAAGTTCAAAGTCAGCGTGGATTAGGGACAACCTTTTTGCTTGAGTTTCCGAAAATTTCTGCCGAAGGAGAACGAATCCTTGCCATTAAACAATAA
- a CDS encoding SCO family protein codes for MKVLLRRCSLVVVMLAATMIISACGKPQLANALNWNLDSFTYTNQEDKEFGTKDLTNKVWIANFIFTNCETVCPPITAHMAKLQRMMKKENVPVEFVSFSIDPENDTPEALKSFAQQFTEDFSNWTFLTGYSQETIEKQAKTQFHELVQKTDASTQVTHGTHLFLVNKEGKIMKSYSGFANVPYKEIVQDAKTLNE; via the coding sequence GTGAAGGTGTTACTACGTCGATGTAGTTTAGTTGTCGTTATGTTAGCGGCCACAATGATCATCTCTGCGTGTGGTAAACCGCAGCTAGCGAACGCACTGAATTGGAATTTAGATTCGTTTACATACACAAACCAAGAAGATAAGGAATTTGGTACAAAAGATTTAACGAATAAAGTGTGGATTGCGAACTTTATTTTTACAAACTGTGAAACGGTTTGTCCACCAATTACAGCGCATATGGCAAAGCTACAGCGCATGATGAAAAAAGAAAATGTACCTGTGGAGTTTGTATCGTTTAGTATTGATCCAGAGAATGATACGCCCGAGGCGTTAAAGAGCTTTGCTCAACAATTTACGGAAGATTTCTCTAACTGGACATTCCTCACTGGTTATAGCCAAGAAACGATTGAGAAACAGGCAAAGACCCAATTTCACGAGTTGGTACAAAAAACAGATGCATCTACACAGGTCACGCACGGTACGCATTTGTTTCTAGTTAATAAGGAAGGGAAAATTATGAAGAGTTATAGTGGATTTGCTAACGTGCCGTACAAAGAAATTGTACAAGATGCAAAAACGCTTAACGAGTAA
- a CDS encoding SGNH/GDSL hydrolase family protein: MHKYKLYIVLMICTVLLSACSSPVFSFRAPSEASEKKLDLTDKSHLPKGFFPVDLNVVAIGDSLTEGVGDSSKKGGYVPYVVKFLSQQRAVDNVRVSNLGKRGNRTDQLLERLDQEEIGAKVSRGDVIFVTIGGNDIMKVVKNFFYNISVEAFDKEQAKYEFRLNRVLNKIRTLNPNAHIYLIGFYNPFFHSLNSVQEINTVVSQWNQASERIANRHKGVTYVKVEDIFSNPKEDKLLGKDQFHPNKKGYQLMADRINFYVKQDPPDNLPTHEENDEATAK, from the coding sequence ATGCATAAATACAAATTATATATCGTATTAATGATATGTACGGTGTTGCTAAGTGCCTGTTCGTCACCCGTATTCTCATTTCGAGCACCGTCTGAGGCTAGTGAAAAAAAGCTTGATCTGACCGATAAGTCTCATTTACCAAAGGGATTTTTTCCGGTTGATCTCAACGTAGTGGCGATCGGGGACTCATTGACAGAGGGTGTGGGCGATTCATCTAAAAAGGGTGGATATGTGCCTTATGTTGTGAAGTTTCTTTCACAGCAACGTGCGGTAGACAATGTTCGGGTAAGCAACCTTGGAAAACGAGGAAATCGTACAGATCAGCTGCTAGAACGATTGGATCAAGAGGAGATTGGGGCAAAGGTGTCAAGAGGAGACGTTATTTTTGTCACCATCGGTGGAAACGACATTATGAAAGTAGTAAAGAATTTCTTTTATAATATTTCCGTTGAAGCGTTTGATAAAGAACAAGCCAAATACGAATTTCGATTGAACCGTGTTCTCAATAAAATACGCACCTTGAATCCGAATGCTCATATATATTTGATTGGCTTTTATAATCCGTTCTTTCACTCGTTAAATTCGGTTCAAGAAATTAATACGGTTGTTTCACAATGGAATCAAGCGAGCGAGCGAATAGCAAATCGTCATAAGGGTGTGACATACGTTAAAGTAGAGGATATCTTCTCAAATCCAAAGGAAGATAAACTTCTAGGAAAAGATCAGTTTCACCCAAATAAAAAAGGGTATCAATTAATGGCAGACCGTATTAATTTTTACGTGAAACAAGATCCGCCAGATAATCTTCCAACTCATGAAGAAAATGATGAAGCAACGGCTAAATAA
- a CDS encoding YpmS family protein: MKKWKRLFWGLLTLNIVIVLVVIVLIFQPADNQPFPSGNQPQKNQVELTILAKKKDLNALIDKYLQKEFHNEELNYNVRLTDQVEVNGTIQAFDNKLDVQMAFEPHVQKNGGIILEQKSLSVGKLQLPVRTVLKYVNNNFNLPDYVKINPADESVYVGLQEMKTTNDFRVKVEKFNLEKDEFRFKLIDSVK; the protein is encoded by the coding sequence ATGAAAAAATGGAAACGTCTTTTTTGGGGACTTTTGACGCTTAATATTGTAATCGTACTTGTCGTGATCGTGCTTATCTTTCAGCCGGCCGATAATCAACCTTTTCCAAGTGGTAATCAGCCACAGAAAAACCAAGTCGAACTAACAATCTTAGCGAAAAAGAAAGATTTAAATGCGCTTATTGATAAGTATTTGCAAAAGGAATTTCATAATGAAGAATTAAACTATAATGTTCGATTAACTGACCAGGTCGAGGTGAACGGAACCATTCAGGCTTTTGATAATAAGCTTGATGTACAAATGGCTTTTGAACCTCATGTGCAAAAAAACGGTGGAATTATTCTAGAGCAGAAATCTCTTTCCGTTGGGAAACTGCAACTACCTGTACGTACGGTTTTGAAATACGTGAACAACAACTTCAATCTTCCTGACTATGTAAAAATTAATCCAGCAGATGAATCTGTATATGTCGGGTTACAGGAAATGAAGACGACGAACGACTTTAGAGTAAAGGTAGAGAAGTTCAATTTAGAAAAAGATGAGTTCCGCTTCAAATTAATTGACTCAGTAAAATAG
- a CDS encoding DUF4397 domain-containing protein → MYNMYNPYGLYDPSGLSGGYRDKNMQKAIMYDMLSNYYKYRDPNLHILYYQKHLERVQEASRDFQDQYRHPGPLIRIFHASPGAPSVDIYLNGRKVIRSLAFKQETDYIPLKKGDTYKIDIYQAGQQGQPLLTKSVKVEDGQRYTVAAINDPANLDLLLIADDHKVPKGESKVRFVHLSPDAPAVDIVVKNGDPIFSNIAYRQVTDYVGITPMTLMLEVRPAGQKKSVLEIPPLRLRPNRSYTIYAVGKLSGQPPLEPLLVQDTLE, encoded by the coding sequence ATGTACAACATGTATAACCCATATGGTCTATATGATCCTTCGGGATTATCGGGCGGATATCGGGATAAAAATATGCAAAAGGCCATCATGTATGACATGCTGTCAAATTACTATAAATATCGAGATCCTAACCTCCATATTCTGTATTATCAAAAGCATTTAGAGCGTGTGCAAGAGGCATCAAGAGACTTTCAGGACCAGTACCGACATCCCGGACCTCTCATTCGAATTTTCCATGCGTCACCGGGAGCACCAAGTGTTGATATTTATTTAAACGGGCGAAAGGTTATTCGAAGCCTTGCCTTTAAACAAGAAACAGATTATATTCCGTTAAAGAAAGGCGATACGTATAAGATTGATATTTACCAAGCTGGGCAGCAAGGTCAGCCTTTATTGACGAAAAGTGTGAAAGTAGAGGACGGTCAACGATATACAGTCGCAGCAATTAATGATCCCGCCAATCTTGATCTGCTTTTAATTGCAGATGATCATAAGGTACCAAAAGGTGAATCAAAGGTGCGATTTGTTCATCTTTCTCCTGATGCGCCAGCCGTTGATATTGTCGTTAAAAACGGTGATCCGATTTTTTCAAATATTGCCTATCGTCAAGTAACCGATTATGTCGGTATTACCCCAATGACGTTAATGCTTGAAGTACGACCAGCAGGACAAAAGAAATCTGTGCTTGAGATTCCACCGCTTCGTCTTCGTCCAAACCGTTCCTACACGATTTACGCGGTCGGAAAACTAAGTGGGCAACCGCCGCTTGAACCTTTACTCGTTCAAGATACACTCGAATAA
- a CDS encoding YjcZ family sporulation protein: protein MYGYDGYGCGQVYSYGGCGTGHGNSFVLIIVLFILLVIIGCSCFC from the coding sequence ATGTACGGTTATGATGGATATGGTTGTGGGCAGGTTTATTCTTATGGAGGGTGCGGAACAGGCCACGGAAATTCTTTTGTCTTGATCATTGTTCTATTTATTTTACTCGTCATTATCGGCTGTTCTTGTTTCTGCTAA
- a CDS encoding ATP-binding protein, with the protein METMNLFEELCKISLTPILLMTKDGDIRFANESFLRLFDLSFDMIQDQNFFTFSTVFRVHRNEVQALSEGEEHFLLLKKRDVHHKPIHMQLQKLQLSPNQEDEYIAVQIRDFSVTNEKKEEIIQKMKQYKQFVKQSQDAFIVVQDERIQYLNPSGYRLLGVAKKSECMDKSFFDFIHPDDIEKTKKRMDRILSGQKVHAQSEVRIMTRNGQILSIDSSAVKIQFKEGKAIQYIMRDVTNRRKYDEMVSTSEKLTVVSKLAAGVAHEIRNPMTAIKGFIQLLQASKEYNEEYNTIMLEELNRVESIIHEFLTLAKPKQVKDYEMKNLQTIMRHVVLLLNTHASYNNSQILSGFEADDLMIYCDENALKQVFINLIQNALESMERGTVTIRVEKKDDEAVVQIRDEGQGIPKESLAKLGEPFFSTKSSGTGLGLMISYRIIEQHNGKMTFASEVGKGTTVTIYLPLQREIALT; encoded by the coding sequence ATGGAAACAATGAATCTGTTTGAAGAGCTTTGCAAGATTTCATTAACGCCCATACTTCTTATGACAAAAGATGGGGATATCCGATTTGCAAATGAATCATTTTTACGTCTCTTTGATCTATCGTTTGACATGATTCAAGATCAAAACTTTTTCACCTTTTCTACAGTATTTCGTGTTCATCGCAATGAGGTGCAAGCCTTATCTGAGGGTGAAGAACATTTTTTGCTGTTAAAGAAGCGAGATGTGCATCATAAGCCCATACATATGCAACTTCAAAAGCTCCAGCTTTCCCCTAATCAAGAGGACGAATATATCGCGGTTCAAATACGAGATTTTTCCGTAACAAATGAAAAAAAAGAAGAAATCATTCAAAAAATGAAACAATATAAGCAATTTGTGAAGCAAAGTCAAGATGCGTTCATCGTTGTGCAAGATGAACGGATTCAATACTTAAATCCCTCTGGATATAGGTTACTTGGTGTAGCTAAAAAGAGTGAGTGTATGGACAAGTCTTTCTTTGACTTTATTCATCCTGACGACATTGAGAAAACGAAAAAACGAATGGACCGCATTTTAAGTGGACAAAAAGTTCATGCTCAATCGGAAGTACGAATTATGACGAGAAACGGACAAATTCTATCCATTGATTCATCAGCGGTAAAAATTCAATTTAAAGAAGGAAAAGCCATTCAATATATTATGCGTGACGTCACAAATCGCCGTAAGTATGATGAGATGGTTAGCACATCAGAGAAGTTAACCGTTGTTAGCAAACTAGCAGCAGGAGTTGCTCATGAAATTCGAAATCCTATGACAGCCATTAAGGGTTTCATTCAATTATTACAGGCCTCGAAAGAATATAATGAAGAATACAATACGATTATGCTAGAAGAATTGAATCGTGTTGAATCCATTATCCACGAATTTTTAACACTAGCCAAGCCAAAGCAAGTCAAAGATTATGAAATGAAAAATCTACAAACAATTATGAGACACGTGGTGCTACTTCTTAACACGCATGCCAGCTATAATAATTCGCAAATTTTAAGTGGATTTGAAGCGGACGATCTTATGATTTATTGCGACGAGAATGCTCTTAAGCAAGTATTCATTAATTTAATTCAAAATGCGTTAGAATCAATGGAACGTGGAACCGTTACGATTCGAGTAGAAAAGAAAGATGATGAAGCGGTGGTTCAAATTCGAGATGAAGGACAAGGTATCCCGAAAGAATCGCTTGCAAAGCTGGGTGAACCGTTCTTTTCTACAAAGTCCTCTGGAACTGGTCTCGGATTGATGATTAGCTATCGTATTATTGAACAGCATAATGGAAAAATGACTTTTGCCAGTGAAGTTGGTAAAGGCACGACGGTTACCATTTATTTGCCTCTGCAACGCGAAATAGCCCTTACATAG
- a CDS encoding NAD(P)/FAD-dependent oxidoreductase — MKSQYDVIVVGAGPAGIFTCYELTLKLPQANILLIDKGHDIYRRNCPILQKKITKCPPAAGKKDFAGCLPACSITNGFGGAGAYSDGKFNITSEFGGWMTDYLPESKVVELIKYVDDINLSHGATESITDPMTDQVRDIERRGYAAGLKLLRAQVRHLGTEQNLEILMSIFEYLKDRVDMVFKTEVEDLITEKVDGTHQAKGILLKNGDKISADKVVITPGRDGSTWLTKVMKNRRLRMINNQVDIGVRVETSNIVMEEINRHLYEGKFIFNTSVGTRVRTFCSNPSGHVVVENHSGIMLANGHAYKDEKLGSNNTNFALLVSHKFADPFDQPNEYAHEVSRLANALSSGGITVQKYGDILKGRRSTLKRIQEGFLEPTLKEAVPGDLGLALPYNTMKSLIEMTEALNHVTPGLASEHTLFYGVEAKFYSARPKLNDKFETEISGLYVGGDGAGITRGLAQASACGVWIARDIVETLHTGKTTEFVPVTI, encoded by the coding sequence TTGAAATCACAATATGATGTAATCGTTGTGGGTGCAGGACCCGCTGGGATTTTTACTTGTTACGAATTAACTCTTAAATTGCCACAGGCAAATATATTATTAATAGATAAAGGACACGACATTTATCGTCGCAATTGTCCGATTCTTCAGAAAAAAATAACGAAGTGTCCACCAGCCGCTGGGAAAAAGGATTTTGCGGGGTGTTTACCAGCTTGTTCAATCACCAATGGTTTTGGTGGAGCAGGAGCTTATTCAGACGGGAAATTTAATATTACGAGCGAATTTGGTGGATGGATGACGGATTACCTTCCTGAATCAAAAGTAGTTGAGCTCATTAAATATGTAGACGACATTAACTTAAGTCACGGAGCAACCGAAAGCATTACAGATCCAATGACTGATCAAGTTCGTGACATTGAGCGTCGCGGGTACGCAGCAGGACTTAAATTGCTTCGCGCCCAGGTTCGCCATCTTGGCACAGAGCAAAATCTTGAAATTTTAATGAGTATTTTTGAATATTTAAAAGACCGTGTTGACATGGTGTTCAAAACGGAAGTGGAAGACCTAATCACGGAAAAAGTTGATGGGACGCACCAAGCAAAAGGAATTCTTTTGAAAAATGGTGATAAAATTAGCGCAGACAAAGTCGTTATCACACCTGGGCGTGATGGTTCAACGTGGCTAACAAAAGTGATGAAAAACCGTCGCCTACGCATGATTAACAACCAAGTAGACATCGGCGTTCGTGTAGAAACATCCAACATTGTGATGGAAGAAATCAACCGTCATCTGTACGAAGGAAAGTTTATTTTTAACACATCAGTTGGAACGCGTGTAAGAACGTTTTGTAGTAATCCATCAGGTCATGTCGTCGTTGAGAACCACTCGGGCATTATGCTTGCGAATGGTCATGCTTACAAAGATGAGAAGCTTGGGAGCAACAATACAAACTTCGCGTTACTCGTTTCGCATAAATTTGCCGATCCATTTGATCAGCCGAATGAATATGCTCATGAAGTGTCACGATTAGCGAACGCGTTATCAAGTGGAGGTATTACGGTACAAAAGTATGGTGATATTTTAAAGGGTCGTCGTTCAACGCTGAAACGTATTCAAGAAGGGTTCCTAGAGCCAACGTTAAAAGAAGCGGTACCAGGAGATCTTGGTTTGGCGCTTCCGTATAATACGATGAAGAGCTTGATTGAAATGACTGAGGCGCTCAACCATGTCACACCAGGTCTCGCATCAGAGCATACGTTGTTTTACGGGGTAGAAGCCAAATTCTATTCAGCTCGACCGAAACTAAATGATAAATTTGAAACAGAAATTTCTGGTTTATATGTAGGTGGAGACGGAGCTGGAATTACGCGCGGACTCGCGCAGGCAAGCGCGTGCGGTGTGTGGATTGCACGAGATATTGTTGAAACGCTACATACGGGTAAAACTACTGAATTTGTTCCCGTTACAATTTGA
- a CDS encoding S66 family peptidase → MLQPTALQAGDEIRVIAPSRSLAIVEEEAIKRAKERFEALGLTVSISKHAFEIDDFASSSIESRIEDLHEAFSDPNVKGIMTTLGGFNSNQLLSYIDYDLIKQHPKMICGYSDITALSHALYKKTGLVTYSGPHFSTFGMEKGFDYSYDHFQKAVMMREPIHLKPSDHWSDDAWYRNQSDRTFYENDWVIIQEGEAEGTLLGGNLCTLNLLQGTEYMPSLANSILVVEDDAMTIPETFDRDLQSLLHLYDATPLKALIIGRFEQKSNMTLPLLKQIIASKKELKNIPIIANVNVGHTSPIVTYPVGGKTSVRAYGNDIQWIIN, encoded by the coding sequence ATGTTACAACCAACAGCGTTACAAGCAGGCGATGAAATTCGAGTGATTGCGCCCTCTAGAAGTCTTGCAATAGTGGAAGAGGAAGCGATTAAACGAGCAAAGGAACGGTTTGAGGCATTAGGGTTAACAGTATCGATTTCAAAGCATGCATTTGAAATCGATGATTTTGCTTCGTCTTCGATTGAATCAAGAATAGAGGATCTTCACGAGGCGTTTTCTGATCCCAATGTAAAAGGCATTATGACGACATTAGGCGGATTTAATAGCAATCAGCTGCTTTCTTATATTGATTACGATCTGATTAAGCAACATCCAAAGATGATCTGCGGATATTCCGATATTACCGCACTCTCTCATGCTCTCTATAAAAAAACTGGATTAGTTACCTATTCTGGGCCACATTTTTCTACGTTTGGAATGGAAAAAGGCTTCGATTATTCATATGATCATTTTCAAAAAGCCGTTATGATGAGAGAGCCTATTCATCTAAAACCATCGGATCATTGGTCAGATGACGCATGGTATCGTAATCAAAGTGATCGAACATTTTATGAAAATGATTGGGTCATTATTCAAGAGGGGGAGGCAGAAGGGACGCTTCTGGGTGGAAATTTATGCACGCTCAATCTCTTACAGGGAACGGAGTATATGCCGTCTTTGGCTAATTCTATTTTAGTTGTGGAAGATGATGCAATGACGATTCCTGAGACGTTTGATCGTGATTTGCAATCGCTGCTTCATCTATACGATGCGACACCGCTAAAAGCCCTCATTATTGGACGATTTGAACAGAAATCAAATATGACGCTTCCGTTGCTAAAGCAAATCATTGCGTCTAAAAAAGAATTAAAGAACATTCCAATTATCGCAAATGTAAATGTTGGACATACTTCTCCAATCGTAACCTATCCTGTTGGTGGAAAAACGTCCGTACGTGCATACGGGAATGATATTCAATGGATCATTAACTAG